Genomic segment of bacterium:
GGAAAAAGACGGGGGGACAGATCCGGGCCATCCAGCAGGTTCAGCGGGGGTGTGAATCCGCCATGGAGATGGCGCGGTCCCTCCTGGCAGGATGCCCGGTTCGAGCCGGGGTGCTGATCTTCGAAGGCCGTCACCTCACGGCCGAACGCCTTCGCGCCCTCATCGAGATCCACCTCCTCGAAAGGGGCCTTGAGACTGCCGACACCATCGCCGCCCCCGGACGGGGAGGCGCCCGGCCCCACTGGCGGGGCGAGGGGCCCGTCAGGGCCGGGGTCCCCATCGTCATCGACATCTTTCCAAGGTCCCGGGAGACACGGTACCATTCGGACATGTCCCGGACCTTCGTGGTGGGCCGGGCGTCCGCGACGGTCCGGGAGATGCACCGGGCGGTGTGCGAGGCCCAGGATGCCGCCCTTCACGTCCTGGGGGCGGGAGTCGCCCTCGACGACGTCCACAAGGCTGTGTGCGACGTGTTCCGCAGGAGGGGATACGGGGTCCCCGCAGGGGGAAAAACGCCCCGGCGGGGATTCCTCCACGGGACCGGCCACGGGCTGGGTCTCGAGGTCCACGAGACCCCCTCGGTTTCGGTGACGGGGGATATCTTCGGACCCGGGGACGTGGTTACCGTGGAGCCGGGCCTTTACGACCGCCGGATCGGGGGTGTCCGGGTGGAGGACGTGGTGGCGTGTATGCCGGACGGGTCGGTCCGGAATTTGACAAAATTTCCCAGGGACCTGGAAATTTTGTAGGTCAAATTCCGGACCCATGAAACGGTGAATCGGCGAAACGGTGAAACGGAGATAAAACGAACCAACGAAACAGTGCCTTTCCCCCGTGTCTCCCCATCCCCGCATCCCCGTGTCGTTGAGAGCATCCCGGAGCTAATTCACCATGACATCAAATAAAATTCCCGTAGCTATTGAACGTTGTAAGAGTTATGAGCCGGAAAAAGTAAAGGATGCTCTCAACAGGGCACTCGATCCCCTTGGGGGAATGAGTGCCTTCGTTTCCCCCGGTGATCGAGTGCTCCTCAAGCCCAACTTCCTGGCTCCCCGACCCCCTGAAAAGGCCGTCTGTACCCACCCGCAGGTTGTCAGGGCTGTAACGCAGGAGGTCATGGAAGCCGGGGGGAGAGTGTTCCTGGGCGACAGCCCGGGGGTGGGTTCTCTCACCGGCGTCCTGAAAAGATCGGGAGTTATGGAGGTGGTGGAGGAGCTCGGGATCGGGCTCGTGCCGTTCAGGACCCCGGTCCAGGTCCCTGTTCCGGAAGGCGGGGTCTACAAATCCATCCTGCTGGCCGAAGAGGCCCTCGGGTTCGACCGGATCATCAACCTGCCCAAGTTCAAGACCCACGGGATGATGACCCTGACCCTGGCGGTGAAGAACATGTTCGGTACCGTTGTGGGCGCGGCCAAGCCGGGGTGGCATCTCCAGGCTGACGAACACGCCCGGTTCGCCGACATGCTCCTGGA
This window contains:
- a CDS encoding DUF362 domain-containing protein, yielding MTSNKIPVAIERCKSYEPEKVKDALNRALDPLGGMSAFVSPGDRVLLKPNFLAPRPPEKAVCTHPQVVRAVTQEVMEAGGRVFLGDSPGVGSLTGVLKRSGVMEVVEELGIGLVPFRTPVQVPVPEGGVYKSILLAEEALGFDRIINLPKFKTHGMMTLTLAVKNMFGTVVGAAKPGWHLQADEHARFADMLLDLWRALPPELSILDGITAMEGNGPGSGDPFHLGLVIASPSALALDQVAGEIAGVGPERHPIIYRARQRELKGSRPGEVQVHGRQVGEVKRDFALPGSASRVDYKLPPWAKRRLKTSLNSYPALDPERCTTCGECAGICPVNAITLHAMEKGGGIVDRDLCISCFCCQEICPERAIEPVPGRLLRLLKVIGAA
- a CDS encoding Xaa-Pro peptidase family protein, which translates into the protein MSVPPLFHFAESYNDADQFYLSGFLCPDPFAVLELGRGKVVLAVSPMEEERARTESTGERVIALRRRKGQNLVQGLAGFIRGNGAEHVRVLPGFPLGLARELSKENIGIEVDGKSLAVRRRKKTGGQIRAIQQVQRGCESAMEMARSLLAGCPVRAGVLIFEGRHLTAERLRALIEIHLLERGLETADTIAAPGRGGARPHWRGEGPVRAGVPIVIDIFPRSRETRYHSDMSRTFVVGRASATVREMHRAVCEAQDAALHVLGAGVALDDVHKAVCDVFRRRGYGVPAGGKTPRRGFLHGTGHGLGLEVHETPSVSVTGDIFGPGDVVTVEPGLYDRRIGGVRVEDVVACMPDGSVRNLTKFPRDLEIL